GTCGTGCAGAAGGGGATGGAGGAACTTTTCCGCCAGATGGTGCATCGCACGCTGGTTGCTAAGGGGGCTACGCCGGGTATTAACCTGCCGGGCGAGGGGAGGGGAATCGATGAAGTTTACCATCAGTGATCAGATCAGCAGGGTGCATTTTCCCCCGATTTCCGAAGTAAAGGGGTGGCTGGCGGCAGCTCGACCTGACCTGCCGCTCATCGATCTTTGTCAGGCTGTTCCCGATTATCCGCCGGCCACTGCTCTTACCGAATATCTGGCTGGCTTGATCAGCGATCCTCTCATTGCCAGGTATTCTCCGGACGAGGGACTCCCTGAGGTGCGGGAGGCGATCTGCGCCCGCTATGGCCGTACCTATGGGGCCAACCTTGATCCGGCGCAGCTGTGCCTGACCATCGGCGCCAGTCAGGCCTTCTGGCTTGCCATGGTTACCCTGTGCCGGGAAGGGGACGAGGTGATCCTTCCTCTTCCCGCTTACTTCGATCATCCCATGGCCCTGGAGATTCTTGGTATCTGCCCTGTCTATGTTCCCTTTGATGAGGCTGCAGGGGGGCTGCCTTCAGTTTCCTGCATGGAATCCCTGATTACATCACGCACCAGGGCCATTCTCCTTGTGACGCCCAGTAATCCCACTGGTGTCGTGACCCCGCCGGAAATCATCCACCAACTTCATGCATTAGCTGCCAGACATGGCATTGCTCTGGTCCTTGATGAAACCTATTGCGATTTCATTGCCGGTGGAGCCCGGCCCCACGACCTTTTTACCATGAGTGGCTGGGGGGACAACTTCGTCCATATTGCCTCCTTCGGCAAAACCTATGCCCTTACCGGTTACCGGGCCGGCATGCTGGCAGCCTCTGCACAGTTCATCCACCATGCATTGAAGGCACAGGATACCATGGCTGTCTGTCAGCCAAGGATCACCCAGCATGCGGTTGGCTTCGGTGCGGAGAATCTGGATGGATGGGTAAGGCAGAATAGGGTGATGATGGAAGAGCGGCATGACTGCTTCTGCCATGAATTTACCAAGCCTGGCAATGCCTTTGAGCTCGTCGCCAGCGGTACTTTTTTCGGCTGGGTGCGGCACCCCTTTGCCGGCAGGACCGGCAGGGAAGTGGCAAAAAAGCTGGTTGAAGAGGCAGGACTACTGACTCTGCCCGGGGAAGTCTTTGGTCCGGGCCTGACCGATTATCTGCGGCTGGCTTTCGGCAACATTCGAAAGGACTTTATTGCCGAAGCGGTGCAGAGATTCCGTGATTTTCAACCCGCCCAATGGTGAAATAGAAGGTAGCGCCTTGGTCAACGGCAGCCTCAGCCCAGACCCTGCCTCCATGATGACGAATAATGCGCTTGACCGTTGTGAGGCCGATGCCGTTCCCTTCAAATTCATCTATACGATGCAACCTCTGGAACGGCTCGAACAGCTTGTCCGCATGCTCCATGTCGAATCCTGCTCCGTTGTCGGAAACAAAATAAACCTTTCCCCCGGCAAGGTCTTTTGCTCCGAACCTGATGACAGTCTTGTCCTTCCTGGCAGTGTACTTCCAGGCATTCCCAAGCAGATTTTCCAGGACGGCACGTAGCAGTACCTTGTCCGCCATTGTTGTTAATCCGGCAGTTATCTCTAATTGAAGATTGTCCCGTGGCGATGTTTCACTCAAATCCCGCATAATGTCCAGGGCTATCTGGCTCAGGTCCACCTGGGATACTGACAATTCAGTCAGATTCATTCTCGAAAAATTGAGCAGAGCCTCGATCTTTCCTTTCATTCTGTCAGAGGCGGCGATGATTCTCTCCATATACTGACAGGCCTGATCACTGAGACTATCGCCGCAATCCTCCAGCAAGGCGTTGCTGAAGCCGATGATACTGGTCAGTGGTGAACGCAGGTCATGGGAAACGGCAAAACTGAAAGATTCCAGTTCCTGATTTGCAGTTTCCAACCGTCTGGTGCGTTCCCTCACTCGCCTTTCCAGTTCCACCCGCAAGTTCTGAACCTTTTTTTCCGCTTCCTGCCGATCATGAATCTCTTTGTTGAGTCGCTGATTCAACTGACATAGTTCAGTGCTTTTTATCGAGACCAGATTCTCCAACTGCTCCTGACGGTCGATCACCTTCTGTCTTCTCATATCCCGAACATTTCCCTGCACTGGGCACCTCCCCCTGCCATTTTCATTGGCGGTGTCTGTTTCCATTTTTGCAGCAGAGCAGTACCTGGCTTTCGGGCCAAATTGGCATGGGCCGGCAGCTTCTCCGGGAAAGATGGTTGACTGAGCAGCGATACGGAAGAACGACAGGTATCCGGCAACTATCACCGGTATAATGGATAGTGAGGTGATTGCGAATCCAAAGGTCCGATAGACAGGTATGAAAACAATGACAAAAAAGAGGAGTGCTGTCACAACAAACAAATTTTTTGGCTGCATGGGGTAAACGAGTTCTCTCATGGATTGCCTGTCTCAACATCATTAGTGCTGCAATTGGGGGCACGATAAGGTTTAGATAAGCTGTCAATAATTAATTCGCAATAATTCTAGCATGGAAAAACCTTATGGCAATCGAAAATTTGAATAGGCTGAATATTTAGCTGAGCCCTGATACCTCAATTTCAAGAGATAAACGTTTTTTCCCAGGGGCTGCGTTGACAAAAGGAAACTGTATTCTAGAGTTGTTAATAAATTATTGTTAATATTTTAATTCGTCATAAGGGGGCGCGATGTGAAGAAAATCAACTTTGTAATTTGCCTGGTTTCCCTGGTCACCCTTTCTCTGCTTTCTCCGGCGATGGCCGAAGGAATTCGTCCCGGCTCCTTCACACTTTCCGGGATTATCGGTGGATACACATTCGACGGCAGGCAGCATATTGAAACCAGGCCCGTCTATGGGGTGCGTGGCGGCTACAACTTCACCAAACACTGGGGCGTCGAGGGATTGTTCGACTATGCCAGGACAGAATCGACCCGGGCCGATCAGGATATCAACTTCTACCGTTATGGGGGAGAGGTGCTCTTGCATGTATTCCCGGACAACAAGCTGGTACCGTACCTTGCGGCAGGCTATGTGGGGCTGACCAGGGATCCGGAAGGCCAGCACACAGTCAGCAAGGGAGCCTTTGACTACGGCATCGGCGCCAAATATTTTCTTACCGATGACCTTGCCCTGCGCGCCGATTTCCGCAATATGGTATTTCGCGAAGGGGCCAATGTCCAGCGTCCGGGGGAATACCACGATGAAGGCACCGGCTTTAATTATGAGTACACGATAGGTCTTGCCTGGCAGTTTGGCGGCAAAGGGCCCGAGCCTGCGGTGATGGCCGCGCCGGAACCTCCATTACTGCAGGTAGTTCCCACTCCCCCTGTTCAGGAGGAAGCTCCGCCTGCTCCGGTTCCGGCAGCCGAACCGACCCCCGGCCGTTACAAATATTGCATTTCATTGAATCTTCAATTTGACATAGACAAGGCGTTGATTCGGGCAGAAGACCACCGGGAAATTGCACGGGTGGGGGAGTTCATGCAAAGGTACCCGGATACGACCGCCGTGATAGAAGGGCACACCGATAACGTGGGCACGGATGAACATAATCTGGACCTCTCACGGAGAAGGGCTGAGAGTGTGACCAACTATCTGG
This region of Geotalea daltonii FRC-32 genomic DNA includes:
- a CDS encoding aminotransferase codes for the protein MKFTISDQISRVHFPPISEVKGWLAAARPDLPLIDLCQAVPDYPPATALTEYLAGLISDPLIARYSPDEGLPEVREAICARYGRTYGANLDPAQLCLTIGASQAFWLAMVTLCREGDEVILPLPAYFDHPMALEILGICPVYVPFDEAAGGLPSVSCMESLITSRTRAILLVTPSNPTGVVTPPEIIHQLHALAARHGIALVLDETYCDFIAGGARPHDLFTMSGWGDNFVHIASFGKTYALTGYRAGMLAASAQFIHHALKAQDTMAVCQPRITQHAVGFGAENLDGWVRQNRVMMEERHDCFCHEFTKPGNAFELVASGTFFGWVRHPFAGRTGREVAKKLVEEAGLLTLPGEVFGPGLTDYLRLAFGNIRKDFIAEAVQRFRDFQPAQW
- a CDS encoding sensor histidine kinase, translated to MQGNVRDMRRQKVIDRQEQLENLVSIKSTELCQLNQRLNKEIHDRQEAEKKVQNLRVELERRVRERTRRLETANQELESFSFAVSHDLRSPLTSIIGFSNALLEDCGDSLSDQACQYMERIIAASDRMKGKIEALLNFSRMNLTELSVSQVDLSQIALDIMRDLSETSPRDNLQLEITAGLTTMADKVLLRAVLENLLGNAWKYTARKDKTVIRFGAKDLAGGKVYFVSDNGAGFDMEHADKLFEPFQRLHRIDEFEGNGIGLTTVKRIIRHHGGRVWAEAAVDQGATFYFTIGRVENHGISAPLRQ
- a CDS encoding OmpA family protein translates to MKKINFVICLVSLVTLSLLSPAMAEGIRPGSFTLSGIIGGYTFDGRQHIETRPVYGVRGGYNFTKHWGVEGLFDYARTESTRADQDINFYRYGGEVLLHVFPDNKLVPYLAAGYVGLTRDPEGQHTVSKGAFDYGIGAKYFLTDDLALRADFRNMVFREGANVQRPGEYHDEGTGFNYEYTIGLAWQFGGKGPEPAVMAAPEPPLLQVVPTPPVQEEAPPAPVPAAEPTPGRYKYCISLNLQFDIDKALIRAEDHREIARVGEFMQRYPDTTAVIEGHTDNVGTDEHNLDLSRRRAESVTNYLVDKFGIDRSRLSSTGYGFKHPVADNGTEAGKQKNRRIDAIIDCAFDVTKISPPERLCMSLLMEFETGRAEIQPRYHDEIAKVAEYMKRYPTTTALIEGHTDNTGTADFNQKLSQERAENVVNYLVEKLGIERSRLSAKGYGASRRLAYNTTAEGRKKNRRINAIFDCVVEK